Proteins found in one Actinomycetes bacterium genomic segment:
- a CDS encoding NADH-quinone oxidoreductase subunit D, producing the protein MSTNVEFEGAASEQPGPDPYAAGERRTTEGRVYTVTGQDWDDVVSGVSANRDERVVVNMGPQHPSTHGVLRLILELDGETVTEARVGIGYLHTGIEKNMEFRTWTQGVTFVTRMDYLTPFFNETAYCLAVEKLLGITDQIPERASVIRVMMMELNRMSSHLVALATGGMELGALTAMIFGFRERETILDLFELISGLRMNSAYVRPGGVAQDLPPGAVDAVADAVVLLRKNYQDTASLLVDNGIWMARTQDVGYLDLSGCMALGITGPMLRATGLPWDLRKSQPYCGYENYEFDVPVRDTCDAYGRFLIRIAELGESLKIVEQCLDKLRPGPVMVEDRKIGWPAQLALGGDGLGNSLDHIRHIMGESMEALIHHFKLVTEGFSVPAGQAYVAVESPRGELGCHVVSDGGTRPYRVHFRDPSFTNLQSTAAVCEGGQVADVIAAVASIDPVMGGVDR; encoded by the coding sequence ATGAGCACCAACGTCGAGTTCGAGGGCGCTGCGTCCGAGCAGCCCGGCCCCGACCCGTACGCCGCCGGCGAGCGACGCACGACCGAGGGTCGTGTCTACACCGTCACCGGGCAGGACTGGGACGACGTCGTGTCGGGCGTCTCCGCCAACCGCGACGAGCGAGTGGTCGTGAACATGGGGCCGCAGCACCCGTCCACCCACGGCGTGCTGCGGCTGATCCTCGAGCTGGACGGCGAGACGGTCACCGAGGCGCGGGTGGGCATCGGCTACCTCCACACCGGCATCGAGAAGAACATGGAGTTCCGGACGTGGACGCAAGGCGTCACGTTCGTGACCCGGATGGACTACCTCACCCCGTTCTTCAACGAGACGGCGTACTGCCTGGCCGTCGAGAAGCTGCTCGGCATCACCGACCAGATCCCGGAGCGGGCCTCCGTGATCCGGGTGATGATGATGGAGCTCAACCGGATGTCCTCCCACCTGGTGGCGCTCGCCACGGGTGGGATGGAGCTCGGCGCGCTCACCGCCATGATCTTCGGTTTCCGCGAGCGCGAGACGATCCTCGACCTGTTCGAGCTGATCTCAGGGTTGCGGATGAACTCGGCGTACGTCCGGCCCGGTGGCGTGGCCCAGGACCTGCCTCCCGGCGCCGTCGACGCCGTCGCGGACGCCGTCGTCCTCCTGCGCAAGAACTACCAGGACACGGCCTCGCTCCTGGTCGACAACGGGATCTGGATGGCGCGCACGCAGGACGTGGGCTACCTCGACCTGTCCGGATGCATGGCGCTGGGCATCACCGGCCCGATGCTGCGGGCGACCGGCCTGCCGTGGGACCTGCGCAAGTCGCAGCCGTACTGCGGTTACGAGAACTACGAGTTCGACGTACCCGTCCGCGACACGTGTGATGCCTACGGACGCTTCCTCATCCGCATCGCCGAGCTCGGCGAGTCGCTCAAGATCGTGGAGCAGTGCCTCGACAAGCTGCGCCCGGGGCCGGTCATGGTCGAGGACCGCAAGATCGGCTGGCCGGCGCAGCTGGCCCTGGGCGGCGACGGCCTGGGCAACAGCCTCGACCACATCCGCCACATCATGGGCGAGTCCATGGAGGCGCTCATCCACCACTTCAAGCTGGTCACAGAGGGCTTCTCGGTGCCCGCGGGGCAGGCCTATGTGGCCGTGGAGTCCCCGCGCGGGGAGCTGGGGTGCCACGTCGTCAGCGACGGCGGCACGCGCCCCTACCGGGTCCACTTCCGCGACCCCTCGTTCACGAACCTGCAGTCGACGGCGGCGGTGTGCGAGGGGGGCCAGGTCGCTGACGTCATCGCGGCCGTCGCCTCGATCGACCCGGTGATGGGTGGGGTGGACCGCTGA
- a CDS encoding demethylmenaquinone methyltransferase translates to MARAQLDKQPHEVAAMFDGVARRYDLTNDVLSMGLTRSWRRAVADALRVAPGERVLDLAAGTGSSSLPFRAAGASVVACDFSLGMLAEGRRRQPDVAFAAGDAMDLPFRDETFDAVTISFGLRNVHDPAAALREMLRVTRRGGRLVVCEFSHPTWGPWRTVYVEYLMRALPAVARAVSSAPDAYVYLAESIRAWPDQAGLAAELAAAGWDRVAWRDLTGGIVALHRATRPQ, encoded by the coding sequence ATGGCCCGCGCCCAGCTGGACAAGCAGCCGCACGAGGTGGCGGCCATGTTCGACGGGGTGGCCCGCCGCTACGACCTGACCAACGACGTGCTCTCGATGGGACTGACCCGTTCCTGGCGGCGCGCCGTGGCGGACGCCCTTCGGGTGGCGCCCGGGGAGCGGGTCCTCGATCTCGCGGCGGGGACCGGGAGCAGCAGCCTGCCGTTTCGCGCGGCGGGGGCTTCCGTCGTCGCCTGCGACTTCTCCCTGGGCATGCTCGCGGAGGGGCGCCGTCGCCAGCCCGACGTGGCCTTCGCGGCCGGGGACGCCATGGACCTGCCCTTCCGCGACGAGACCTTCGACGCGGTCACGATCTCCTTCGGCCTGCGCAACGTCCACGACCCGGCCGCGGCGCTGCGCGAGATGCTGCGCGTCACCAGGCGGGGCGGCCGCCTGGTCGTCTGCGAGTTCAGCCACCCCACGTGGGGTCCCTGGCGCACGGTCTACGTCGAGTACCTCATGCGCGCCCTGCCGGCCGTGGCCCGGGCCGTGAGCTCGGCCCCGGACGCCTACGTCTACCTGGCCGAGTCGATCCGGGCCTGGCCGGACCAGGCCGGGCTCGCCGCCGAGTTGGCGGCCGCGGGGTGGGACCGGGTCGCCTGGCGCGACCTCACCGGCGGCATCGTGGCGCTGCACCGGGCGACCCGGCCCCAGTGA
- a CDS encoding NADH-quinone oxidoreductase subunit C, producing the protein MSESTEQTEVVPAGVAALEVVDVRQGMFHGSGDTSGYGGLVRTVAMPGATPRPYGGWYDEAADTLTSLLPDYDAAVEKVVVEHGDLTFHVRREHLVDVARALRDDPTLRFEMCVGVSGVHYPHDSGRELHAIYPLLSLTHNRRLRLEVSCPDGDPTIPSLMGVYPSVDWHERETFDFFGIVFTGRPDLTRIQMPDDWPGHPQRKDYPLGGIPVEYKGAEIPPPDTRRSYS; encoded by the coding sequence ATGAGCGAGAGCACCGAGCAGACCGAGGTCGTCCCGGCCGGCGTGGCCGCGCTGGAGGTCGTGGACGTCCGCCAGGGGATGTTCCACGGCAGCGGTGACACCTCGGGCTACGGCGGCCTCGTGCGTACCGTCGCGATGCCGGGCGCGACCCCGCGGCCGTACGGCGGCTGGTACGACGAGGCGGCCGACACCCTGACCTCCCTGCTGCCGGACTACGACGCGGCGGTGGAGAAGGTCGTGGTCGAGCACGGCGACCTCACCTTCCACGTCCGCCGTGAGCACCTCGTCGACGTCGCTCGCGCACTGCGGGACGACCCGACGCTCCGCTTCGAGATGTGCGTCGGCGTGAGCGGCGTGCACTACCCCCACGACAGCGGACGCGAGCTGCACGCGATCTACCCGCTTCTCTCGCTCACCCACAACCGGCGGCTGCGCCTCGAGGTGAGCTGTCCGGACGGGGATCCGACCATCCCCTCGCTCATGGGCGTGTACCCCTCGGTGGACTGGCACGAGCGGGAGACCTTCGACTTCTTCGGGATCGTCTTCACGGGACGTCCCGACCTCACGCGCATCCAGATGCCGGACGACTGGCCGGGCCACCCGCAGCGCAAGGACTACCCGCTCGGCGGCATCCCCGTGGAGTACAAGGGGGCAGAGATCCCGCCGCCCGACACGCGGAGGTCGTACTCCTGA
- a CDS encoding geranylgeranyl reductase family protein: MPLPATDADVVVVGAGPAGSATAYHLAQNGLDVVLLEKTQFPREKVCGDGLTPRAVKQLVAMGVDTSERAGWLHNRGLRIIGGGHRLELEWPELASYPHHGLVRPRADFDELLARRAQKAGARLLERTPVVGPLRDERTGRVAGVLAKDDQGTRLAYRAPLVIAADGNSSRLSVAAGRIKRDDRPLGVAVRTYYRTPRHDDEWLESWLELWEGSGDDRRLLPGYGWIFGMGDGTANVGLGILNTSAAFQHVDYKVLLKAWLDQTPQADGFRDENMTQPVRGAALPMGFNRGPLYAKGLLLVGDAGGMVNPFNGEGIAYAMESGAVAAEVVVQALARHRAEERERVLETYPRVLKESWGGYYTLGRWFVKAIGNPQVMRIAAQRGLHHTTLMRFVLKLLANLTDERDGDVMDRIVNGLSRLAPDA; encoded by the coding sequence ATGCCCCTGCCCGCAACCGACGCCGACGTCGTCGTCGTCGGCGCCGGACCCGCAGGGTCGGCGACGGCCTACCACCTCGCCCAGAACGGGCTCGACGTCGTGCTGCTCGAGAAGACACAGTTCCCGCGCGAGAAGGTCTGCGGGGACGGGCTCACCCCGCGGGCCGTCAAGCAGCTCGTGGCGATGGGCGTGGACACCAGCGAGCGGGCCGGCTGGCTGCACAACCGGGGCCTACGGATCATCGGTGGCGGGCACCGACTCGAGCTGGAGTGGCCCGAGCTCGCGAGCTATCCGCACCACGGCCTCGTCCGCCCGCGCGCGGACTTCGACGAGCTGCTCGCCCGTCGGGCGCAGAAGGCAGGCGCGCGGCTCCTCGAGCGCACCCCCGTCGTCGGCCCGCTGCGCGACGAGCGCACCGGGCGGGTCGCGGGGGTGCTCGCCAAGGACGACCAGGGCACGAGGCTCGCCTACCGCGCGCCGCTGGTGATCGCGGCCGACGGCAACTCCAGCCGCCTGTCCGTGGCCGCGGGACGCATCAAGCGGGACGACCGGCCGCTCGGTGTCGCCGTACGCACCTACTACCGCACCCCGCGCCACGACGACGAGTGGCTCGAGTCATGGCTGGAGCTGTGGGAGGGGAGCGGGGACGACCGTCGGCTGCTCCCCGGCTACGGCTGGATCTTCGGCATGGGGGACGGCACGGCCAACGTCGGGCTCGGGATCCTCAACACGAGCGCGGCATTCCAGCACGTCGACTACAAGGTGCTCCTCAAGGCCTGGCTCGACCAGACCCCCCAGGCCGACGGGTTCCGGGACGAGAACATGACCCAGCCGGTACGCGGAGCCGCGCTGCCGATGGGGTTCAACCGCGGTCCGCTGTACGCGAAGGGGCTACTGCTGGTCGGTGACGCCGGCGGCATGGTCAACCCGTTCAACGGCGAGGGAATCGCCTATGCGATGGAGTCCGGCGCGGTGGCCGCCGAGGTCGTCGTCCAGGCGCTGGCGCGTCACCGCGCCGAGGAGCGCGAGCGGGTGCTGGAGACGTACCCGCGCGTGCTCAAGGAGTCCTGGGGCGGCTACTACACGCTCGGGCGCTGGTTCGTGAAGGCGATCGGCAACCCCCAGGTCATGCGCATCGCCGCGCAGCGTGGCCTGCACCACACCACCTTGATGCGCTTCGTGCTGAAGCTGCTCGCGAACCTCACCGACGAGCGGGACGGCGACGTGATGGACCGCATCGTCAACGGGCTCTCCCGCCTGGCGCCGGACGCATGA
- a CDS encoding NADH-quinone oxidoreductase subunit A, producing the protein MNAAVPLIFLAALSFGFGAFSIVAGSLSGPRRYNRAKLDAYECGIEPTPQPVGGGRFAVKYYLTAMLFIVFDIEIVFLYPWAVTFDALGWFGLVEMVLFLATVFVAYAYVWRRGGLEWD; encoded by the coding sequence ATGAACGCCGCCGTCCCGCTCATCTTCCTGGCCGCTCTGTCCTTCGGCTTCGGCGCGTTCTCGATCGTCGCCGGCTCGCTCTCCGGGCCCCGGCGCTACAACCGCGCGAAGCTGGACGCCTACGAGTGCGGGATCGAACCCACGCCCCAACCGGTCGGCGGCGGTCGCTTCGCGGTCAAGTACTACCTGACCGCGATGCTGTTCATCGTCTTCGACATCGAGATCGTCTTCCTCTACCCCTGGGCCGTCACCTTCGACGCCCTCGGCTGGTTCGGCCTGGTCGAGATGGTGCTGTTCCTGGCCACGGTCTTCGTGGCTTACGCGTACGTGTGGCGCCGTGGGGGACTCGAGTGGGACTGA
- a CDS encoding NADH-quinone oxidoreductase subunit B family protein: protein MGIEEKLPSGFLLTTVEQFAGYARKGSLWPATFGLACCAIEMMAAGGARYDLARFGMEVFRASPRQADLMIVAGRVSQKMAPVLRQIYDQMPEPKWVIAMGVCASSGGMFNNYAIVQGVDHVVPVDIYLPGCPPRPEMLIDAILKLHAKISDTKLGKNREAEVRELEAAALTAPATHEMRGLLP from the coding sequence ATGGGTATCGAGGAGAAGCTGCCCAGCGGCTTCCTGCTCACGACCGTCGAGCAGTTCGCGGGCTACGCACGCAAGGGCAGCCTGTGGCCCGCGACGTTCGGCCTGGCCTGCTGCGCGATCGAGATGATGGCCGCGGGCGGTGCTCGCTACGACCTGGCCCGCTTCGGGATGGAGGTCTTCCGGGCCTCGCCTCGCCAGGCCGACCTGATGATCGTCGCGGGTCGGGTGAGCCAGAAGATGGCACCTGTGCTGCGCCAGATCTACGACCAGATGCCCGAGCCGAAGTGGGTCATCGCGATGGGCGTCTGCGCGAGCAGCGGCGGGATGTTCAACAACTACGCGATCGTCCAGGGCGTCGACCACGTCGTACCCGTCGACATCTACCTGCCCGGCTGTCCGCCGCGCCCGGAGATGCTCATCGACGCCATCCTCAAGCTGCACGCGAAGATCAGTGACACCAAGCTCGGCAAGAACCGTGAGGCGGAGGTTCGCGAGCTCGAGGCGGCAGCCCTGACCGCACCCGCCACCCACGAGATGCGCGGGCTGCTCCCATGA